The sequence CTAAACTGTCCAGGTGGAGTTCGCGCATACTCCGCTTCCGGTCAACCACTGTGGAACTACCAGATTCCGATCAGCCCTATCAGTAAACAATCAGGTGTTTTTAACACACCATCAGTGACAGATGTAGATGGCAGTGGCGATATTATTATTGTGGCTGGCTCAGCCGATCTTTACCTCCATGTGCTGAATAAAGATGGAACGCTACGCTGGAAGTACTTCGCAATGGACACGATCTGGTCGTCACCTGCATTGGCCGACGTGAACGGTGATGGACGCAAGGATATTATAATCGGCACTGACTTTACTCCTGGTATGGTATGTCGTCCTAATGCAGCCGATTCTTATTATGAAGCTGCAAGAGGCTTCCTCTACGCCTTTCCTGCCAATCCTACCTTCATCGCTGATCCCATCTGTGCGAAAGATGGCGGGAAGATCATAGGTTTTGGCAAAGGATTCTTGTGGGCTATCCGTTTCGACCAGTCAATCTATTCATCACCAGCACTTGCTGATCTGGACGATGATGGAACGATCGAAGTAATTGTCGGTAGTAGCTGTGTCTACGGTGGTACTCCCAAGCCAGGCCGATGGGTTAAAATTTTTAATGCAACGAACGGTACCGAGAAAATTACCCTTAACGCACCAGAATGTGTTGCCTCATCACCAGCGGTCGGTGATATCAATGGTGATGGCAGTCCAGAAATTGTAGTAACAGTTGCCTCTGGCGGTTCGAGTAATCCTTTAGTGCCAACACCACCAACTGGTGGTCGCATAGTTGCCTGGCGTTTTGATCATCCTGAACCCATCTGGAATGTGATAGCACGCAGTGCTACTCAAGAACAAACTGATATGTCCGAGGCGTTCAATAATCCCTTAATCGCCGATATTGATGGTAACGGTTCTCACGAGGTGATCGTCATTGTACAAAATTCGGTCATGATCTACGATGGTGATGGCCAAGAACTGACACCTTCCTGTCCGACTAGCGGACCCGAAGCTCAGGCCTGTCAAAGTCGGAAGTCAATGTTTATGTGGATGCCTATCCGAAATACTCCAGCAATTGCTGATATAGACAATGATGGTAAGCTAGAAATCGTTGTTGGTGGTTCGCATAGCGGTGCTCAAAGTAGTGCATTTGTGTACGCATGGCGTGATCTTGATCAGGCCATTACCAGTGCAAATGGACCATATCAGCCTTACAGTGCACCCTGGCCACAATTCCAGCGTAATCCTGAACACAATGGTCTATTCCTTATGCGGAAGATAAGACCAAGTGTGAGAAGCATAGCGGTCCTGCTAGAACCAAACCAAATTCGACAATACGTTATCGATATTCAGTCGAATGATGGTTCACCAATCAACGTTGCTATTGCAGAGAATGATGTGCATAACCTGATCCAACTCAGTCATAGTAACATATTTATTAATTCAACCACTAAATATCCATTGACAGCTACTATTGACACCATGAACAAGCCTATTGGGATCTATAGTGCGAATATCATCTTGAGTGGTAACCATGTCCCCACAGTTGAGGTTTCCGTAACTGTACAAATAGTATTTGAAGTATACGAAACATTTATGCCGATGGTTCTACGATAATAACTAAAAAAGAATTGTTTATCGATCAGCTCTTTGCTTCAAACTATGCAAATAAAGTGACTTTACAACTACAAGATAAAGTCACTGTAAAATGATTTCAGAATTGTCTCGATAATCCAAACAGCACATAGCTGTATATAAGCGGTGCTCAGTACCTTATTCTGTTTTCATAGTAGACATCCTGTCCTACTAATTCTGCTGAATTATACTTAAACTTTAATTTTGATCATATTTGGCGACCCTTTCACCACGGGTATAGCATTCGCTTACAACTTTCTCCCTGGTACAACGCTGTCATGATGGCCATTCATCTCTGTTTTCTTTGATCTGAAGAATGTTTATAGAATGGTTATAAAAAATGTTAAATTACTGGTAAGAGAGTATGGCTTCTCTTCCTCTCCTTACCTGCTTACATTTAGGATTGGAAATTTCTCGATAATACTATCTGTGCTAACAGAGGTAGTACCATGCATGATCAGTACTGATTGGTGATAGACTTGTCTTCATAGCTATGCTTAAATCATGCATAGATAGCGATATCACATTACACTACTGGAGCGTAACCATGAAGCGTGTCATCGTTCTCCTTTCAATCATGTTGGGCTTATGCGTTGGGTCAAGTGTCGTATTTGCGTATTATCAAAATCCGTTCAATTCACAACCCGGTTTTACGCACGATGTCAAGCTGCAAGGCGACGATACGTTAGCTGGAAAGATGCTTGATGGTACTCACATCTTTCGCAGTTCTCCTGTGGTTGGTGATCTTGACGGAAATCCGGGCAATGGACTTGAGATCGTGGTCGGTGATCGTAATGGCAAACTGTTCGCCTTGCGTAACAACGGTGTGATATTGTGGACGACTCAAGTTGCTACATGCTCAATTACAGCCGATGAAAGTGTGCTCAACGGTGCTCCTTCCCTATATGATCTCAGACCAGATTTGCCTGGTCTCGAGGTAATTATTGGATACGGTAAAGTGCATATTGATCGACAATGTCCTGGAGGTGTGGCAGCGTATTCATCTACCGGTCAACTGCTGTGGCGATATAGCATTCCACCAAGTCCAATTAATGGTGCTTCATCAGTTTTTTCAACTCCTTCAGTTACCGATGTCGATGGGAATGGTGACATTATCATCGCGTTTGGCTCAGCTGATCTCTTCTTACACGTCTTGAACAAAGACGGATCATTGCGCTGGAAGTACTTCGCAATGGATACAATCTGGTCATCGCCAGCGTTTGCTGACGTTGATGGGGATGGACGTAAAGACATCATTGTTGGTACCGATTTTACTCCAGGACGGGTGTGCGATCCAAATAATATTACACCCTTCCCAGAGACGAACTCTTATTTCGAGACAGCGAAGGGTTTTCTCTACGCTTTTCCGGCTAACCCTACCTTTAGAGCTGATCCGATCTACTGCGCACGAGATGGCGGGAAAGTTATTGGTTTTGGCAAGGGCTTCCTGTGGGCGGTTCGCTTCGATCAGGCCATATATTCGTCGCCAGCAATTGCTGATCTCGATAATGATGGCAATCCTGAAGTAATTGTCGGTAGTGGCTGTTTCTACGGCGGCGATCCCAAGCCTGGCAAATGGGTAAAAATCTTTGACCTGGCTTCTGGTCGAGAAGAAATGACGCTCAATGCACCAGAGTGTGTTGCTTCCTC comes from Chloroflexus sp. Y-396-1 and encodes:
- a CDS encoding FG-GAP-like repeat-containing protein — its product is MAFFRFLLMFTIIVLVIPAVALGYYQNPVQSQSGFTHSQKLQPDDTLAGKQLDGARIIRSSPVVGDLDGNPSNGLEIVIGDRNGKLFALRNNGQIIWTTQVANCSITGDDSLLNGAPALFDLNSNLPGLEVIIGYGKVTADLNCPGGVRAYSASGQPLWNYQIPISPISKQSGVFNTPSVTDVDGSGDIIIVAGSADLYLHVLNKDGTLRWKYFAMDTIWSSPALADVNGDGRKDIIIGTDFTPGMVCRPNAADSYYEAARGFLYAFPANPTFIADPICAKDGGKIIGFGKGFLWAIRFDQSIYSSPALADLDDDGTIEVIVGSSCVYGGTPKPGRWVKIFNATNGTEKITLNAPECVASSPAVGDINGDGSPEIVVTVASGGSSNPLVPTPPTGGRIVAWRFDHPEPIWNVIARSATQEQTDMSEAFNNPLIADIDGNGSHEVIVIVQNSVMIYDGDGQELTPSCPTSGPEAQACQSRKSMFMWMPIRNTPAIADIDNDGKLEIVVGGSHSGAQSSAFVYAWRDLDQAITSANGPYQPYSAPWPQFQRNPEHNGLFLMRKIRPSVRSIAVLLEPNQIRQYVIDIQSNDGSPINVAIAENDVHNLIQLSHSNIFINSTTKYPLTATIDTMNKPIGIYSANIILSGNHVPTVEVSVTVQIVFEVYETFMPMVLR
- a CDS encoding FG-GAP-like repeat-containing protein, producing the protein MKRVIVLLSIMLGLCVGSSVVFAYYQNPFNSQPGFTHDVKLQGDDTLAGKMLDGTHIFRSSPVVGDLDGNPGNGLEIVVGDRNGKLFALRNNGVILWTTQVATCSITADESVLNGAPSLYDLRPDLPGLEVIIGYGKVHIDRQCPGGVAAYSSTGQLLWRYSIPPSPINGASSVFSTPSVTDVDGNGDIIIAFGSADLFLHVLNKDGSLRWKYFAMDTIWSSPAFADVDGDGRKDIIVGTDFTPGRVCDPNNITPFPETNSYFETAKGFLYAFPANPTFRADPIYCARDGGKVIGFGKGFLWAVRFDQAIYSSPAIADLDNDGNPEVIVGSGCFYGGDPKPGKWVKIFDLASGREEMTLNAPECVASSPAIGDLNGDGYLDIVATVASGGSANPPVSTPPTGGQIVAWQYNNPVPLWITPAFSATQEGADMSETFNNPLIADVDGNGSLEVIAVVQNSVMVYEGRDGKPLTPVCPPGGPIANTCRVMGTKAMFMWMPIRNTPAIADIDNDGKLEIVAAGSHTSADQPSTKNRAFIYVWRDLEQGVYSERGPYQPYSAPWPQFQRDAAHSGAMIARKIRVSVPQINTLSEADEVTTFTIPLRSNDGTPINVNVEEDDPDNIIQIDTNNLSLRGHLVTASLSSSQSTLTVTVDTQGKQPGSYGARIILRGDNVPEVTIPVTARVVEQVFRTHIPITIR